In the Gymnodinialimonas sp. 202GB13-11 genome, one interval contains:
- the clpB gene encoding ATP-dependent chaperone ClpB — protein MNVEKFTDRARGFIQAAQTIAQREDHQKLVPEHLLKALLDDEEGLASNLIGRAGGAPERVREALEDKIAKLPKVTGDGAQVYLDKQFAKVLDEAEKVATKAGDSFVPVERMLTALAMVKSGAKDALDAGAVNAQALNAAINDLRKGKTADSASAEDNYDALNKYARDLTAAAREGKIDPIIGRDEEIRRAMQVLSRRTKNNPVLIGEPGVGKTAIAEGLALRIINGDVPESLRNKTLMSLDMGALIAGAKYRGEFEERLKAVLGEIANAAGEIILFIDEMHVLVGAGKTDGAMDAANLIKPALARGELHCVGATTLNEYRKYVEKDAALARRFQPLVVEEPTVEDTVSILRGIKEKYELHHGVRISDSALVSAATLSHRYITDRFLPDKAIDLMDEAASRLRMEVDSKPEELDALDRQILQMQIEAEALKKEDDAASKDRLAKLEKEMGDLQEQSAEMTAKWQSERDKLESARSIKEQLDHARAELDQAKRNGDLGKAGELSYGVIPQLEKQLAEAEDQDEDVMVEEAVRPEQIAEVVERWTGVPVAKMLEGEREKLLRMEDELGKRVIGQHQAVSAVSRAVRRARAGLQDEGRPLGSFLFLGPTGVGKTELTKALAEYLFDDDQAMVRIDMSEFMEKHAVARLIGAPPGYVGYDEGGVLTEAVRRRPYQVILFDEVEKAHPEVFNVLLQVLDDGILTDGQGRQVDFKQTLIVLTSNLGSQALSHLPEGADAGEAQRDVMDAVRAHFRPEFLNRLDDMIVFDRLSRADMDGIVKIQLGRLEKRLAARKIHLDLDEGAMTWLADEGYDPVFGARPLKRVIQRSLQDQLAEMILAGDVMDGSEVSVSAGADGLIVGDRVAPSNRPKPDDAVVH, from the coding sequence ATGAACGTGGAAAAGTTCACGGATCGCGCGCGCGGATTCATTCAGGCCGCGCAGACGATTGCACAGCGGGAAGACCATCAGAAGCTGGTTCCCGAACATTTGCTGAAAGCACTGTTGGACGATGAGGAAGGCCTAGCCTCCAACCTCATCGGTCGTGCGGGCGGTGCGCCCGAACGGGTGCGCGAGGCACTGGAAGACAAGATCGCAAAGCTGCCCAAGGTCACGGGCGATGGCGCGCAGGTGTACCTCGACAAACAATTCGCCAAAGTGCTGGACGAGGCCGAAAAGGTCGCCACCAAAGCGGGCGATAGCTTTGTGCCGGTTGAACGCATGCTGACTGCGTTGGCGATGGTAAAATCCGGCGCGAAAGACGCGCTCGATGCGGGCGCGGTGAATGCGCAAGCCCTGAATGCTGCGATCAATGATTTGCGGAAGGGCAAGACCGCCGACTCGGCGAGCGCCGAAGACAATTACGATGCGCTGAACAAATACGCCCGTGACCTCACCGCCGCCGCGCGGGAGGGCAAGATTGACCCGATCATCGGCCGCGACGAGGAAATCCGCCGTGCGATGCAGGTTCTCAGCCGCCGCACCAAGAACAACCCCGTCCTCATTGGTGAACCCGGCGTGGGTAAGACCGCGATTGCCGAGGGCCTCGCGCTTCGCATCATAAACGGCGACGTGCCGGAATCCTTGCGCAACAAGACGCTGATGTCGCTCGACATGGGCGCGCTGATTGCCGGTGCGAAATATCGTGGCGAGTTTGAGGAACGCCTGAAGGCCGTCCTCGGTGAAATCGCCAATGCCGCCGGTGAAATCATCTTGTTCATCGACGAGATGCACGTGCTGGTCGGCGCGGGCAAAACCGATGGCGCGATGGATGCGGCCAACCTGATCAAGCCTGCGCTTGCCCGGGGTGAGCTGCACTGCGTCGGTGCCACCACGCTGAACGAATACCGCAAATATGTGGAGAAAGACGCAGCGCTGGCCCGCCGGTTCCAACCGCTTGTTGTGGAAGAGCCGACGGTCGAAGACACCGTTTCGATCCTGCGCGGCATCAAGGAGAAGTATGAACTCCACCACGGCGTGCGCATCAGCGACTCCGCATTGGTGAGCGCCGCGACCCTGTCGCACCGCTACATCACTGACCGCTTCCTGCCCGACAAGGCTATCGACCTGATGGACGAGGCAGCCTCCCGTCTGCGGATGGAAGTGGACAGCAAGCCTGAAGAACTCGACGCGCTCGACCGCCAGATCCTGCAAATGCAGATCGAGGCCGAGGCGTTGAAGAAGGAAGACGACGCGGCCTCCAAAGACCGCCTCGCCAAGCTCGAAAAAGAGATGGGCGATCTGCAGGAGCAGAGCGCCGAGATGACCGCCAAGTGGCAGTCCGAACGCGACAAACTGGAATCGGCGCGCTCGATCAAAGAGCAACTCGATCACGCCCGCGCGGAGCTGGATCAAGCCAAGCGCAACGGCGACCTGGGGAAGGCCGGGGAGCTGTCGTATGGCGTCATTCCGCAGCTTGAAAAGCAGTTGGCCGAGGCCGAGGATCAGGACGAAGACGTCATGGTCGAAGAGGCCGTTCGCCCCGAACAGATCGCCGAAGTGGTCGAGCGGTGGACGGGCGTGCCCGTCGCCAAGATGCTGGAAGGCGAGCGCGAGAAGCTGCTGCGCATGGAAGACGAGCTTGGCAAGCGCGTCATCGGTCAGCATCAGGCCGTATCAGCGGTCAGCCGCGCCGTCCGCCGTGCCCGCGCGGGCTTGCAGGACGAAGGCCGCCCGCTCGGCTCCTTCCTGTTCCTCGGGCCGACCGGCGTGGGTAAGACCGAACTCACCAAGGCACTCGCCGAATACCTGTTCGACGACGACCAGGCCATGGTCCGCATCGACATGTCGGAGTTCATGGAGAAGCACGCGGTCGCCCGCCTGATCGGTGCCCCTCCGGGCTATGTCGGCTATGACGAAGGCGGAGTGCTGACCGAAGCCGTCCGTCGCCGCCCCTATCAAGTGATCCTGTTTGACGAGGTCGAAAAGGCCCACCCCGAGGTGTTCAATGTGCTGCTGCAAGTCCTCGATGACGGCATCCTGACAGATGGCCAAGGCCGTCAGGTGGACTTCAAGCAGACGCTGATTGTGCTGACCTCGAACCTTGGCAGTCAAGCGCTGAGCCATCTGCCCGAAGGGGCCGATGCCGGTGAGGCGCAACGCGATGTGATGGACGCCGTCCGCGCCCATTTCCGTCCGGAATTCTTGAACCGTCTGGACGACATGATCGTCTTCGACCGGCTCAGCCGCGCTGATATGGACGGCATCGTCAAGATCCAGCTTGGCCGTCTTGAGAAGCGTCTGGCCGCCCGCAAGATCCACCTGGATCTGGACGAGGGCGCGATGACGTGGCTCGCCGATGAAGGTTACGATCCGGTCTTTGGCGCACGTCCGCTGAAGCGCGTGATCCAGCGGTCGCTGCAAGACCAACTGGCCGAGATGATCCTCGCCGGTGATGTCATGGACGGGTCCGAGGTCAGCGTCTCCGCCGGGGCCGATGGGTTGATCGTGGGCGACCGCGTGGCGCCGTCGAACCGGCCCAAACCGGATGACGCCGTCGTGCACTAA
- a CDS encoding helix-turn-helix transcriptional regulator: protein MNVRLRHDAIVRSLRRNGTSTVEALADEVGASRRTVLRDISALRDEGFVIHSDVGRGGGLQLDPTSVQTNARLSVPEVFALLISVASMRAAGNLPFGGLADAGLAKIERALPKDKVRDLRAFLDCLHIGQISPLQDLSDMGQMDDTLLPAFEAAFLGRQTIRFGYRDAKGRITKREVEPQAMLILPPLWYLVGWDPSRGDFRHFRMDRISAPEAVEGTTFRRRHVPFEDDVCPYTELEKQKRPIG, encoded by the coding sequence ATGAATGTACGCCTTCGACATGACGCCATCGTACGCAGCCTTCGCCGCAACGGGACCAGCACCGTTGAGGCTCTCGCCGATGAAGTGGGCGCGTCGCGCCGCACGGTCCTGCGCGATATATCCGCGCTTAGGGACGAGGGGTTTGTCATCCATTCCGATGTCGGGCGCGGCGGTGGGTTGCAGCTTGACCCGACCTCGGTCCAGACCAACGCGCGGCTTTCGGTGCCGGAGGTCTTTGCCCTGCTGATCAGCGTGGCGTCGATGCGGGCGGCAGGCAATCTGCCCTTTGGCGGCTTGGCCGATGCGGGGCTGGCCAAGATCGAACGTGCGCTGCCCAAGGACAAGGTGCGCGACCTGCGCGCCTTTCTGGATTGTCTTCACATCGGGCAGATTTCGCCACTGCAGGACCTGTCGGATATGGGCCAGATGGACGATACCCTTTTGCCCGCATTCGAAGCGGCGTTTCTGGGGCGGCAGACGATCCGGTTTGGCTATCGCGATGCCAAGGGGCGGATCACCAAGCGCGAGGTAGAGCCACAGGCGATGCTGATCCTGCCGCCGCTTTGGTATCTGGTGGGATGGGACCCTTCGCGCGGCGATTTCCGGCATTTCCGCATGGACCGGATCAGCGCGCCGGAGGCGGTAGAGGGCACAACGTTTCGCCGCCGCCATGTGCCGTTTGAAGATGATGTCTGCCCCTATACCGAGTTGGAGAAACAGAAACGCCCCATCGGATGA
- a CDS encoding RidA family protein: MERNAVNPWDWSIKLGYNQAEFIDGATRQVIVAGQTSVDENGTPQHNGDMRGQIALALDNLECVLVEAGMTLANVTRLGVYATDVDEALKNFDLMGMRFGPHQVRPPMTLLGVQRLAIPGLMFEIEATAMA, encoded by the coding sequence ATGGAGCGCAATGCAGTGAACCCTTGGGATTGGTCGATCAAGCTGGGCTACAATCAGGCCGAATTCATCGACGGCGCCACACGCCAGGTTATTGTCGCCGGGCAAACCTCCGTCGATGAAAACGGCACGCCTCAGCATAACGGCGATATGCGCGGGCAGATCGCGCTGGCTTTGGACAATCTGGAATGCGTCTTGGTCGAGGCCGGCATGACGCTGGCTAACGTCACCAGGCTGGGCGTCTACGCCACCGATGTTGATGAGGCGCTGAAGAACTTCGACTTGATGGGGATGCGCTTCGGCCCACATCAGGTCCGCCCGCCCATGACCCTGCTGGGCGTGCAGCGTTTGGCCATTCCGGGCTTGATGTTCGAGATCGAGGCCACCGCCATGGCCTGA
- a CDS encoding SDR family NAD(P)-dependent oxidoreductase has product MKTAIVTGAARGIGLATTDEFLSRGWRVAMVDWDAAELEVALSTRKNVLALPYDISNPQQVETIVRETLDAFGQVDALINNAGVADFGRIEETDFDRWRRVMSINLDGTFLMSQAATPALKETKGAIVNIASISGLRASTLRVAYGTSKAAVIALTQQQAVELGEHGIRCNAVAPGPVRTKLAMAVHTLEIIAAYHDALPLNRYGTEAELAGAIVFLCSEKASYITGQTLAVDGGFEATGIGLPALRG; this is encoded by the coding sequence ATGAAAACTGCCATCGTTACTGGGGCCGCGCGAGGCATTGGCCTGGCCACAACCGACGAATTCCTGTCACGAGGGTGGCGCGTGGCGATGGTGGATTGGGATGCGGCCGAACTTGAGGTTGCATTATCCACGCGCAAGAACGTCCTCGCCCTGCCATACGACATTTCCAACCCGCAACAGGTCGAGACTATTGTGCGGGAGACGCTGGATGCGTTCGGGCAAGTCGACGCGCTGATCAACAATGCGGGCGTGGCGGATTTCGGGCGGATTGAAGAGACCGATTTCGATCGCTGGCGGAGGGTGATGTCGATCAACCTGGATGGCACGTTTCTGATGAGTCAGGCCGCGACTCCCGCGTTGAAGGAAACCAAAGGCGCGATTGTGAATATCGCGTCGATCTCGGGGCTGCGGGCCTCCACGCTGCGGGTGGCTTACGGAACCTCGAAAGCTGCCGTGATCGCACTGACACAGCAGCAGGCGGTGGAACTGGGCGAACATGGGATCCGCTGCAACGCCGTGGCGCCGGGGCCGGTGCGTACGAAGCTGGCGATGGCCGTCCACACGCTCGAGATCATCGCGGCCTATCACGATGCCTTGCCGCTCAACCGGTACGGCACCGAGGCGGAGCTTGCGGGGGCGATTGTCTTCCTGTGCTCCGAGAAGGCCAGCTACATCACGGGGCAGACGCTGGCCGTGGATGGCGGGTTCGAGGCGACGGGGATCGGGCTTCCGGCTTTGCGCGGGTAA
- a CDS encoding fasciclin domain-containing protein — MDRRNFITKTAGLVAAAPLAGLATTLPARAVTGSSNIVELAVATPDLSTLVTAVQAAGLVDTLASPGNFTVFAPTNRAFAHLPAGTLDALLADIPALTNVLTYHVSGDYYPASALAGQHGAIPTVQGSNIRVNGRNGVHLNGNVSVTTADVFASNGVVHIIDAVLLPH, encoded by the coding sequence ATGGACCGTCGTAACTTTATCACCAAAACCGCAGGCCTTGTCGCCGCTGCACCGCTGGCCGGCCTCGCCACCACGCTTCCCGCGCGCGCTGTCACGGGCTCTTCGAATATCGTTGAATTGGCCGTCGCCACGCCCGACCTCTCGACCCTCGTAACTGCTGTGCAAGCCGCAGGTCTGGTCGACACGCTGGCCTCGCCCGGCAACTTCACCGTCTTCGCACCCACCAACCGCGCCTTTGCGCATCTGCCCGCAGGTACACTCGACGCGCTTCTCGCCGATATCCCCGCGCTGACCAACGTGCTGACGTACCACGTCTCGGGTGACTATTATCCTGCCTCCGCTCTGGCCGGACAGCATGGCGCGATCCCGACAGTCCAAGGCTCCAACATCCGCGTGAACGGCCGCAATGGCGTACACCTCAACGGCAACGTCTCCGTGACCACGGCTGATGTCTTCGCCTCCAACGGCGTTGTGCACATCATCGACGCGGTTCTGCTGCCGCACTAA
- a CDS encoding fasciclin domain-containing protein, which yields MRNALLALAASTALAAPAFADGHSNTIVDVATEAGSFTTLLAAAEAAGLVETLSGEGPLTVFAPTDEAFAALPEGTVEGLLADTEALTAVLTYHVVAGAVMSGDLSDGMTATTVNGADITVSLDPVMINDANVVAADIEASNGVIHVIDSVLLPPQ from the coding sequence ATGCGTAACGCACTCCTTGCCCTCGCGGCCTCCACTGCACTCGCCGCTCCCGCCTTCGCGGACGGTCATTCCAACACCATCGTCGACGTGGCAACCGAGGCAGGCTCCTTCACCACCCTGCTCGCCGCCGCCGAAGCTGCTGGCCTTGTTGAAACGCTGTCGGGTGAAGGCCCGCTGACCGTTTTCGCGCCCACCGATGAAGCGTTCGCCGCCCTGCCCGAAGGCACGGTCGAAGGCCTGCTGGCTGACACCGAAGCACTCACTGCTGTGCTGACCTACCACGTGGTCGCCGGTGCCGTGATGTCGGGCGATCTGTCCGACGGCATGACCGCGACCACAGTAAACGGCGCCGATATCACCGTGTCGCTCGATCCGGTGATGATCAACGACGCCAACGTCGTGGCCGCCGACATCGAAGCATCGAATGGCGTCATCCACGTCATCGACAGCGTCCTGCTGCCGCCGCAGTAA
- a CDS encoding FMN-binding glutamate synthase family protein, with the protein MENVSVFLEAMALVFWLVIGLVALAAVVLFIVDRTQKADAIRRNYPVLGRFRGIFSTLGEFFRQYFFAMDREELPFNRAQREYVKHAAQGKSSTLPFGSTRNITVVGTPLFVPSAFPPLDDQFASSEPLLIGPNAVTPYNAPSFFNLSGMSYGAISKPAVRALSRGCQMAGCWMNTGEGGLSPYHLEGGCDVVFQIGTAKYGVRDAEGNLSDEKLREVAAHNNVRMFELKLAQGAKPGKGGILPAAKITDEIAEIRGLPKGRDGISPNRHREAANADELLDLIGHIREVTGKPVGIKTVMGDPQVFVDLFDAVAKRGEASAPDFITLDGGEGGTGAAPMPLMDLVGMSIREALPILTDLRNKAGLKDRIRIVASGKLVNPGDVAWALAAGADFVVSARGFMFALGCIQALKCHKNTCPTGITTHDPRFQEGLVVEDKDMRVANYAKNLVKEVEVIAHSVGVSEPRLMRRQHVRLVQPDGSSLPMDRLFPSEVVSA; encoded by the coding sequence ATGGAGAATGTCAGCGTCTTCCTGGAGGCGATGGCATTGGTCTTTTGGCTGGTGATTGGGCTTGTGGCCTTGGCTGCGGTTGTCCTTTTCATCGTCGACCGAACGCAGAAAGCTGATGCGATCCGGCGCAACTACCCGGTGCTCGGTCGGTTCCGAGGCATCTTCAGCACTTTGGGCGAATTCTTCCGGCAGTACTTCTTTGCGATGGACCGCGAAGAACTGCCGTTCAACCGTGCGCAGCGGGAATATGTGAAGCATGCGGCGCAGGGGAAATCCTCGACCCTGCCGTTCGGCTCGACCCGCAACATCACCGTGGTGGGCACGCCGCTGTTTGTGCCGTCGGCCTTCCCGCCGCTCGACGATCAGTTCGCGAGCAGTGAGCCGCTGCTCATCGGGCCGAATGCGGTGACACCTTATAATGCACCTTCTTTCTTCAACCTGTCAGGCATGAGTTACGGGGCTATTTCAAAGCCCGCCGTTCGGGCGCTGTCGCGCGGGTGTCAAATGGCCGGGTGCTGGATGAACACCGGGGAGGGGGGCTTGAGCCCCTATCATCTTGAGGGCGGCTGCGATGTCGTCTTTCAAATCGGCACGGCGAAATACGGTGTGCGCGATGCCGAAGGGAACCTGAGCGACGAGAAACTGCGGGAGGTGGCGGCACATAATAATGTGCGGATGTTTGAGCTGAAGCTGGCGCAGGGGGCGAAGCCGGGGAAGGGCGGTATTCTGCCGGCGGCGAAGATCACCGACGAGATTGCAGAGATCCGGGGCCTGCCCAAAGGGCGCGACGGGATCAGCCCGAACCGGCACAGGGAAGCGGCGAATGCGGACGAATTGCTCGACCTGATCGGCCATATCCGCGAGGTGACGGGCAAGCCGGTGGGCATCAAGACAGTGATGGGTGATCCGCAGGTGTTCGTGGACCTGTTCGACGCGGTGGCAAAGCGTGGCGAGGCAAGCGCGCCGGACTTCATCACCCTGGATGGCGGGGAGGGCGGGACTGGTGCCGCCCCCATGCCGTTGATGGATCTTGTCGGCATGTCGATCCGCGAGGCGTTGCCGATCCTGACTGATCTGCGCAACAAGGCGGGTTTGAAGGATCGCATTCGGATTGTGGCCTCCGGCAAGCTGGTGAACCCGGGCGATGTGGCTTGGGCTTTGGCTGCAGGTGCGGATTTCGTCGTAAGCGCCCGCGGCTTCATGTTTGCCCTCGGCTGCATTCAGGCGCTGAAGTGTCACAAGAATACCTGCCCGACGGGGATCACCACGCACGATCCGCGCTTTCAGGAGGGGCTGGTTGTTGAGGACAAGGACATGCGTGTTGCGAACTACGCCAAGAACCTTGTGAAAGAGGTCGAGGTGATCGCGCATTCTGTCGGTGTGAGTGAGCCGCGCCTTATGCGGCGACAACACGTGCGGCTGGTGCAGCCGGATGGCAGCAGCCTGCCGATGGATCGGTTATTTCCAAGCGAGGTTGTGTCAGCGTGA
- the msrP gene encoding protein-methionine-sulfoxide reductase catalytic subunit MsrP — MARRYQSKLTWDDVTPEHLYLNRRQIMAGTGALLGAGLIGGNAQAQDLEPNTWEEITTYNNYYEFGTGKDDPARNAHTLVTSPWSVEIDGMVDNPGTYSFEDIMDGMTVEERIYRFRCVEAWSMVIPWNGFELADLLDRVGVQDSARYVAFETANRPDEMPGVRVPVLDWPYREGLRLDEARHPLTIMATGIYGRDIPNQNGAPMRLVVPWKYGFKSIKSIVRITLTDREPFASWNQANPREYGFYSNVNPNVDHPRWSQASERRIGGGLFARREPTLMFNGYEEEVAGLYEGMDLEANF; from the coding sequence ATGGCCCGCCGCTACCAATCCAAGCTGACGTGGGACGACGTCACGCCGGAACATCTCTACTTGAACCGCCGCCAGATCATGGCTGGCACGGGCGCACTGTTGGGGGCGGGGCTGATCGGTGGCAACGCGCAGGCGCAGGATCTGGAACCCAATACCTGGGAAGAGATCACGACCTACAATAACTATTATGAGTTCGGCACCGGCAAGGATGACCCGGCACGCAATGCGCATACGCTCGTGACCTCGCCTTGGTCGGTTGAGATTGACGGGATGGTCGACAACCCAGGCACCTATTCCTTTGAGGACATCATGGACGGCATGACGGTCGAGGAGCGGATCTATCGCTTCCGCTGCGTCGAGGCCTGGTCAATGGTGATCCCTTGGAACGGGTTTGAATTGGCCGATCTGCTGGACCGGGTTGGCGTGCAGGACAGCGCGCGTTACGTCGCCTTTGAAACCGCCAACCGCCCCGACGAGATGCCGGGCGTGCGGGTGCCGGTTCTGGATTGGCCTTACCGCGAGGGCCTGCGGCTGGACGAGGCGCGCCATCCGCTGACCATCATGGCGACCGGTATCTATGGGCGGGATATCCCGAACCAGAACGGTGCGCCGATGCGTTTGGTGGTGCCGTGGAAGTATGGCTTCAAGTCGATCAAGTCGATTGTGCGCATCACGCTGACCGACCGCGAGCCTTTCGCAAGCTGGAACCAAGCCAACCCGCGCGAGTATGGCTTCTATAGTAATGTGAACCCGAACGTGGATCACCCGCGCTGGTCGCAGGCGAGCGAGCGCCGGATTGGCGGCGGCCTGTTTGCGCGCCGCGAGCCGACGCTGATGTTCAATGGCTATGAAGAAGAAGTGGCCGGCCTTTATGAAGGCATGGATCTGGAAGCGAATTTCTGA
- the msrQ gene encoding protein-methionine-sulfoxide reductase heme-binding subunit MsrQ, which yields MVGALNQTVRKVPGWVLYIIGTAYGAWLFYLGATGGLGVEPIEALEHRYGKIAFQLILVGLAVTPLRQHLRLNLLCWRRAIGVLAFFFALAHFLVWAVLDVQSLSRIWADILERPYVTIGMAGFLLLIPLGVTSNNLSVRKMGAAAWRKLHKLVYPAAVLGAVHWVWLAKGFQIEPLIYLAIILTLLATRFRPTKARVA from the coding sequence ATGGTCGGCGCCCTGAATCAGACAGTCCGCAAAGTGCCGGGCTGGGTGCTTTATATAATAGGGACTGCGTATGGTGCGTGGCTGTTCTACCTCGGGGCCACCGGAGGCTTGGGTGTTGAACCGATTGAGGCGCTTGAACATCGTTACGGCAAGATAGCCTTCCAGCTCATCTTGGTCGGGTTGGCCGTCACGCCGCTCCGCCAGCATCTGAGATTGAACCTGTTGTGCTGGCGACGGGCCATTGGCGTTCTGGCCTTTTTCTTTGCGCTGGCACACTTCCTCGTATGGGCGGTGCTAGACGTTCAGTCGCTATCCCGGATCTGGGCCGACATTCTGGAGCGGCCGTATGTGACGATTGGGATGGCAGGCTTTCTGCTGCTGATCCCTTTGGGCGTCACCTCAAACAACCTTAGTGTTCGCAAGATGGGGGCGGCCGCTTGGCGCAAGCTGCACAAACTCGTTTATCCGGCAGCTGTGCTCGGCGCAGTTCATTGGGTGTGGCTGGCAAAAGGCTTCCAGATCGAGCCGTTGATCTATCTGGCGATCATTTTGACCCTTTTGGCGACTCGTTTCCGGCCGACCAAGGCGCGAGTCGCCTGA
- a CDS encoding MarR family winged helix-turn-helix transcriptional regulator, producing MSRSEFHLPHFLPYLLNQAAEAASHEFQAYYRARYGMLRTEWRVLFHLGCYGELSAKRICELASLHKTKVSRAVAALESKRFLARTETEADRRIERLSLTASGRQTFKDLSAAAARFESELVEGLPPEEVRLLRSVLLKMSGLDQKHP from the coding sequence ATGTCACGTTCCGAATTTCACCTGCCCCATTTTCTGCCCTATCTCCTCAACCAAGCGGCTGAGGCGGCAAGTCATGAATTCCAAGCCTATTACCGTGCGCGGTACGGAATGCTTCGCACAGAATGGCGCGTTCTGTTTCACTTGGGCTGCTACGGTGAACTGTCCGCCAAGCGGATCTGTGAGCTAGCGTCTTTGCATAAAACCAAAGTCAGCAGGGCAGTGGCTGCATTGGAAAGCAAACGCTTCCTCGCCCGGACCGAGACCGAAGCGGATCGACGGATTGAGCGTTTGTCGTTAACCGCGAGCGGACGGCAGACCTTCAAAGACTTGTCGGCTGCGGCTGCGCGTTTCGAATCTGAGCTGGTCGAAGGGCTGCCACCGGAAGAGGTCAGATTGCTGCGCTCCGTGTTGCTGAAAATGTCGGGGTTGGACCAAAAGCATCCCTGA
- a CDS encoding ABC transporter substrate-binding protein: MTKLQTLRLTCAATALVAAGAASADEVNFLCYQNGNECDVLGELAAAFEAESGHTIAMEVVGYEIVRDQLENQLQTDAAPDVARVTNLGGLNQYYLDLTPYVDADYMEASYGAVLPWYRAPGGEDTGIYGWPTELTVTGPYVNVTMFDDAGVEMPGAGATWDDWAAALSEVQETLGMDAALAMDRTAHRWAGPAFSYGAAFFDDAGEPILVDEGFRNYAETFVGWHESGLMPADGWPAGTGTNYRNAAPLFLDGSVAMHMSGSWMIGNYAENITNFEWRAVPAPCGPGGCGAMPGGAGIVAFESTDVPEAAAAWIEFLAREENAATFAAQTRSITAHQGLQASGVDYGDTDPAVASALSTFAASIGEAANSTPQAFTFQGYSKNFVIYGVVPDYITQVITGEMSMDDALAAIDADVAAQIAE; the protein is encoded by the coding sequence ATGACCAAACTGCAGACTCTGCGGCTGACATGTGCCGCCACCGCTCTTGTCGCTGCGGGCGCCGCCTCGGCCGACGAAGTGAATTTCTTGTGCTACCAGAATGGTAATGAATGCGACGTTCTCGGTGAGCTTGCCGCGGCGTTCGAAGCTGAATCCGGCCACACCATCGCGATGGAAGTCGTGGGTTATGAAATCGTCCGCGATCAGTTGGAAAACCAGCTTCAAACGGATGCCGCGCCTGATGTGGCCCGCGTGACGAACCTGGGCGGACTGAACCAATATTACCTCGACCTGACCCCATACGTGGACGCGGACTACATGGAGGCGTCCTATGGCGCAGTTCTGCCGTGGTATCGCGCGCCCGGCGGTGAAGACACGGGCATCTACGGCTGGCCGACCGAGCTGACCGTGACCGGCCCGTATGTGAACGTCACCATGTTCGACGATGCTGGTGTTGAAATGCCTGGCGCGGGCGCGACGTGGGATGATTGGGCCGCGGCCCTTTCCGAGGTTCAGGAAACCCTTGGCATGGACGCCGCGCTTGCGATGGACCGTACCGCGCACCGTTGGGCCGGTCCCGCCTTCTCCTACGGCGCAGCGTTCTTCGATGATGCTGGTGAGCCGATCCTCGTCGACGAAGGCTTCCGCAACTATGCCGAGACCTTCGTGGGCTGGCACGAAAGCGGCCTGATGCCCGCCGATGGCTGGCCCGCCGGCACCGGCACCAACTATCGCAACGCGGCGCCACTGTTCCTTGATGGCTCGGTTGCAATGCACATGTCGGGGTCGTGGATGATCGGCAACTATGCCGAGAACATCACCAACTTCGAATGGCGTGCAGTTCCCGCGCCTTGCGGCCCGGGCGGTTGTGGCGCAATGCCAGGCGGCGCAGGCATCGTGGCGTTTGAGTCCACCGATGTGCCGGAAGCGGCAGCCGCTTGGATCGAGTTCCTCGCCCGTGAGGAGAACGCGGCCACGTTCGCGGCGCAAACCCGCTCGATCACGGCACACCAGGGCCTTCAGGCCTCGGGCGTTGATTATGGTGACACCGACCCGGCGGTTGCCTCGGCACTGTCGACTTTCGCGGCCTCCATCGGTGAAGCGGCCAATTCCACGCCGCAGGCCTTTACCTTCCAGGGCTACTCCAAGAACTTCGTGATTTACGGGGTTGTGCCGGATTACATCACGCAGGTGATCACCGGCGAAATGAGCATGGATGACGCGCTGGCCGCCATCGACGCGGACGTTGCCGCCCAGATCGCCGAGTAA